The window CGGCTCGCCGGGACAATGGCGATTTATCGAACTCATCCATTGCAGCGCCTTGTTCGCGATTCCATGGTCGTCACCCAGCATGCTTTTCTAGGTCATGGAAACTACGACGGCGCCGGCGCCGTGTTCGTGGGCGTTCCTCCGATTCCTGGATATCTGTAAGCCCATTCGAATCGAACCTTGACCACTACATTTGGAGTCGATATGACGGCCGATACTCGCAATCTCCCCTTGCGCGTGCTGTTTTGCTGCGGCGTGACGCAGAATTTTTTCGATCTGCCCAGGGATCAAATTGGAGAGGTCTGGCAGGCATACGCAACGATGCTGGATGCGGTGCAAGCCATGGAGACGGTTCGCGTGCTCGGCATCATGGATGACGATCGCTTGACCGTCGGACAGTCGGACGGCGCGCCGTGGACCTTTTACATCATGGCGGATGTTTCCGACCTCGACGCTGCCGTGGCCGTTTGCAACCTGTATCGGACTACCGCGGTGGGCCAATACAACCTCTGGCGCTACGGAAAGATCGAAGCGCGTGTGGGAAGGCCGTTGACAGTCCCGCCGGCAGCTGCCGTCGCCGCGAAGCCAGACTTGGCGCTTTAGCGCCTAGTCCCATCCCATTCAAAGCTTTCGCCTTCATTTCAGCGCTCCGTGATGCGGCGCACCGGCCTCGCCGCATTTTTCCGTGACGCCAAGAGCTTGACGAAAAATCGTCAATCTTTTCGTTGAGACGGCCGCCCGGTGGACCTACGCTGCACACATCGGAATTCGAAAATTCCAGGAGACAGGGGCGATGAGCACACCACACAGCGCCGCGGCACCCGGCGGCACGGCCCGTACCGCCGAACCAGCGCCCTCCTCGCGCATCGACGGCGGCGAAGAAGTCTGGTTTCGCCCACTCATTCCCCGTCAAACGCTCAAGCAGCTGATGAAGCGCAGCGACGCCGAAAGCCTCAAGAACTTCGGCCTGTGGCTCGCACTGCTCGCCGCCTCGGGCGCGGTAGCCGCCTATAGCTGGGGCACGTGGTGGGCGCTTCCGGCGTTCTTCGTCTACGGCACGATCTATTGTTCGAGCGACGCGCGCTGGCACGAACTCGGCCACGGCACGCCGTTCAAGACGTCCTGGCTCAATCAGGCCTTCTATCAACTGTGCTCGTTCATGACGATCCGCGAAGCGACGCTGTGGAAATGGAGCCATGCGCGCCATCACACCCATACCATCATCAGTGGCCGCGACCCCGAGATTCAAGTCGAGCGCCCGCCACGCCTTCACGAAATCGCGCTCGACTTCTTCTATCTCGTGGGCGGCACCAAGGAAATCATCAAGATCGTCCGGCACGCATGCGGCTCGATCGCGCCGGAGATCGCAGACTTCGTGCCGGCAAGCGAGCGCCGAAAGATGATTTGGATAAGCCGCGCTTACGTCGTCGTCATCGTCGCGTTGATCGCTTGGTGCGTATCGATCCAAAGCATCCTGCCGCTCCTCTTCGTCTGGACGCCGCGCTTCTATTGCGGCTGGTTCCATCAGACGCTTGGGCTCACGCAACACGCCGGCCTCGCGATGAACGTCACCGACCATCGCCTCAATACGCGCACCGTCTATCTCAATCCGGTGTTCCGTTTTCTCTACATGAACATGAATTACCACGTCGAGCATCACATGCTGCCGATGGTGCCGTACCACGCGCTGCCGCGCTTGCATGAAGCGATCCGCTCGCAGACGCCGACGCCGTATCCGAACCTGTGGTCCGCGTATCGCGAGATGGTGCCCGCATTGATCAGGCAAACGCGCGACCGCTCGTATTTCATTCGCCGCGAAGTGACAGAAGGCGACCCGCTGCGCCACAACGGATAACGATCAAGGAGCCACACCATGCTCGAACAACGTGAATGGGTCGTCGCGTGCAGCACGGACGACATCGAGGAAGAAGACGTGATCCGCTTCGACCACGGCAGCGCGACGTTCGCCGTCTATCGCATCGACGGCAACTTCCACGCCACCGACGGCTGGTGCACGCACGAACAAGCGCATCTCGCCGACGGATTCGTGCTCGGCAACGAGATCGAATGTCCGCGCCATCAGGGGCGTTTCGATATCGCGACCGGCAAGCCGCTATGCGCGCCCGTTTGCGAGCCGTTGCGGACGCATCCGGTGCGCATCGAGGGCGGCTCGGTGCTGATCGGCATTCCGGCCGACGACGCGTGACGACGCACGATACTTCCAATTGGCGTGCTGAACGCGATGGCTCGCTTAGCAGTAAGCTTGATCTCCACGCGTCGGCCTGGAGAGTCGAAGATGAGCGAGCGCCTCGAACACGCACTAACGGACGTATTGGACATCGCCTATGAAATCGCCGGGCCCGACGACGGCCCGCCCGTGATCCTGCTGCACGGCTGGCCGGACGCGGCGCGCGCTTGGAGTCCCGTTGCGGCCCGGCTGAATCGAGCCGGCTTCAAGACCATCACGCCGAGCCTGCGCGGCAGCGGGCGGACGTCGTTCCTGTCGCCCGATACGGTGCGTGACGGCTCGGGCGTCGCGCTCGCTCAGGATGCGCTCGAATTGGCCGATACGCTCGGCCTCGCTCAATTCCAAGTGGTCGGCCACGATTGGGGCGCACGCGCGGCATACACGATAGCCGCTCTTTTCCCCGATCGCGTCCGGCGCATCGCCGCGATCGCGCTGGCGTTTCAGCCGAAGGGCGCTTTCGTTCTGCCCGATTTCTCCCAGGCGCGGCGTTTCTGGTATCAGTGGTTCATGTCGCTCGACGGCGGCCCGGATGCGGTGCGTAGCGACCCCAAAGGCTTCGCGCGGATTCAATGGGACACGTGGTCGCCAGCCGGATGGTTCGACGAGGACGAATTCGCTCGCACCGCCGAGAGCTTCGACAATCCCGACTGGGTGGCGATCACGCTGAACGGCTATCGGCGCAGATGGCGCCAAGACGAGCTGTCCGATCCGCGTTACGACGCGCTGCATGCGAAGCTGCGCAAAATCGACAAGGTCCATGTGCCCACGCTGATGATTCAAGGCGGCTCGGATCTATGCGACGAGCCGGCCACGTCGGAAGGCCAGGACCGTTATTTCGGCGCGGGGTATCGGCGCATCGTCATCGAAGGCGTCGGGCATTTCCCGCTAAGGGAGGCGCCGGACGCGGTGGCCGACGCCGTCATCGAACACCTTTGGAAGCCTTGAATCCAACGAGGGCTCCCCGCATCAAATATCGAAGTACAAGTAAAACTCCCATGGATGCGGGCGCAATTTGATCGGGTCGATTTCGCGTTTGCGCTTGTAGTCGATCCAGGTCTCGACGATGTCTTCGGTAAAGACGTCGCCCTTTCGCAAGAACGCGTTATCGGCTTCGAGCGCCGCAAGCGATGCCTCAAGCGAGCCTGGAACCTGACGAATGTTTTTCGCTTCCTCCGGCGGCAAGTCGTAGATGTTCCGGTCCAGCGGAGGCCCTGGGTCGATCTTGTTTTCGATGCCGTCGATTCCCGCCATCAGCATTGCGGCAAACGCCAGGTACGCATTCGCCGACGGGTCCGGACAACGGAACTCGACGCGCCGCGCGCTCGGCGAATCCGAATACATCGGAATGCGCGCGGCGGCCGAGCGATTGCGCTGCGACATCGCGAGGTTCACCGGCGCCTCATAGCCAGGAACCAAACGCTTGTACGAATTCGTCGACGGCGCGCAAAACGCCATGAGCGCGGGCGCATGCTGCAACAGCCCGCCGATATACCAGCGGCAAGTCTCCGATGTCAGCGCCCAGCCGCCCGCGTCGTAGAAGAGATTCTGCTCGTCGTTCCAGAGGCTCTGGTGGCAGTGCATGCCGCTGGCGTTGTCCGCAAAGAGCGGCTTCGGCATGAAGGTCGCGACTTTGCCGTGCCGCCGCGCGATGTTCTTGCAGATGTACTTGTAGATCATCACGTTGTCGGCCATGCGCGTGAGCGTCGCAAAGCGCATGTCGATCTCGTTCTGTCCCGCGGTCGCCACTTCGTGGTGGTGCACCTCAACCTGCACACCGGCGTGTTGAAGCGTCAGCGCGATTTCCGAGCGGATTTCCTGCAGGGTGTCCTGCGGCGGCACCGGAAAATAGCCCTCTTTGTAGCGTGCCTTGTAGCCGAGATTGCCGCCGCCGTATGCCCCTTCGTCCCGGCCCGTCGTCCAGTCGCCTTCGGCCGATTCGACGTAGTAAAAGCCGCAATGCTGCTCTTGTCCGAAGCGGATCGAATCGAAAATGAAGAACTCCAATTCCGGGCCGAAATAACAGGTGGTCGCGATGCCCGTTTGGCGCAGATAGTTTTCGGCTTTCTTCGCGACGTAGCGCGGATCGCGCGAGTACGGCTGGCGCAGCACGGGGTCGACGACGTCGCAGATCATCGAGAGCGTCGGCGTGCCGCAAATCGGATCGACAAACGCAGTGGCAGGGTCGGGCCTCAGCAGCATGTCCGATTCGTGGATCTCCTGAAAGCCGCGAATCGATGAGCCGTCAAAGCCGATGCCGGCATCGAAGAGCCCCGGGTGGACTTCGGGGAGCGTGATCGAGAAATGCTGCCAAAGCCCGGGCAGATCCGTGAACTTCAGGTCGACGATCTGGATGCCGCGCTTCCCCAGCAACTCGATGACGTCGCCCGCGCTTTGCGGCCGGCTCACGCGAAAACTGCCCGCTTCGACCGACGCGCCAAAAGCGGAATCCGAAGTTCGTTGCGCGGAGGACATGACCGTCTCCTCTTTCCGACCCTTATACGGTGAAACTTAGTATGTTGTGGCGCAAAAACAAGTCTGCGTTATGCATGCGCTGTGCGATCGGCCGTCAGCGCGGCGAGTCGTGCCACGCCCGCATCTTTTGCGGCGGCGGCCGTCGAATACGATTCATCCGACACAAGCGTGCGCCGGAGTTCTCGCGCGGTAAAGTCGACCAGCGCGATTACCCAGACGAATCCACCCGTTTGCTCGGCCGTTTGCACGAACGCCTTTACGTCTGCTTGAGTGTCTGCATTCATCGTGACCTCCATAACAGAAATGCCGCGCGGGAAAAGCGGCGCGGCAAAGAAAATGGTTGAGATGGGCTGACGCCTTACGGCAGCTTGGCAAGGATCGCGCCAATTTCGTCCTTCGTGAATGCGCGCAGCGTCTGAGTTTTGACGTTGCCTAACGAGCCGATTGCGAGGCCGAATGCGCACAGGCTCTGATCGTCCGGCGCGGTGACGGTCAAGACGACGTCATAGTCGCCGAGCGTCCAATAGACGTTCGTTAATTCACAACCGAAGCTCTTGGCCATTTCGGCCGCTTGAGCGGCCCGTTGCGAAGTGTTTTTGACGGCGCGGATGCCCTGATCCGTGAATTTGGAAAGGATCACATAGGTCGCCATGGCAGCCCTCCTTGCGATGGGAACGGAAGACGCAAAGCGGACCCGCCATTACCACCGTGTTGCTTACGAAACCGCCGTGCGCGTGAATTGATTGTAGGCAATCCATTCACGCGCAACAGACACGTTATGCGCATTTTTTGCCCATCACCGACACAGATTTAAAGCGGGAACTTCGTCGTCGAGAGAATTTCCTTGAGCACCATGAAGGTGCGAATTTGGCGCACGCCCGGCAAATACAGCAGTTGCTCCGCGTGCAGACGATTGAAACTCTCGCTGTCGCGCGTGCGCACGAGCATGAAGTAATCGAACTCTCCGGTCACGACATGGCACTCCATGCAGCCGGACACCTTTTGCGCCGCCTTCTCGAACTCCGCGAACGACTCCGGTGTCGAGCGGTCGAGCACCACGCCGATCACGACGAGCATGCCCGCGCCGAGCGCCTTCGGATCGAGCAGCGCGACCACGCTGCGTATCAGCCCCATCTCCTTCAAGCGCTCCACCCGCCGCAAGCATGCGGGCGGACTGAGCTTGACCTTCGCGGCGAGGCTGACATTGGAGATCGACGCGTCGGTTTGGAGCTGCTTGAGGATCGCGCGGTCGATACGGTCGAGTTGCTGGAGCGTGTTGGTCTCGCTCTTCGGTTCATGACTTCGTTTTGTTGCGCACATAGCTTCCTTCGAAGAATTTCATTAGGCAAATGCGACATCGATACCAGTAAAAGTACGCGGCTTGCATTTATTTCGCAACCTCATTTCTCGACGCCTTCCCTATCATTTCCTCATTCCCACCCTAGCGAGTTCCGCCATGAACCTGCAACGATTTCCGCGCTATCCGCTGACTTTCGGCCCGACGCCCATTCAGCCGTTGAAACGCCTTAGCGATCACCTGGGAGGCAAGGTCCAGTTGTTTGCCAAACGCGAAGACTGCAACAGCGGCCTCGCCTTCGGCGGCAACAAGACCCGCAAGCTCGAATACCTGATTCCCGAGGCGCTCGCGCAAGGCTGCGACACGCTCGTCTCGATCGGCGGCATTCAATCGAACCAGACCCGGCAGGTCGCGGCCGTCGCCGCGCATCTCGGCATGAAATGCGTGCTCGTGCAGGAGAACTGGGTCAACTACTACGACGCCGTGTACGACCGCGTCGGCAACATCCAGATGTCGCGCATGATGGGCGCGGACGTGCGCCTCGTGCCCGACGGTTTCGACATCGGCTTTCGCAAGAGTTGGGAAGACGCGTTGGAGAGCGTCCGCCAAGCGGGCGGCAAGCCCTACGCGATTCCGGCCGGCTGCTCCGACCACCCGCTGGGCGGCCTCGGCTTCGTCGGCTTCGCGGAGGAAGTGCGCCAGCAGGAAGCGGAGCTTGGCTTCAAGTTCGACTATGTCGTCGTCTGCTCGGTGACGGGCAGCACACAGGCCGGCATGATCGTCGGCTTCGCGGACGACGGACGCGCCAACCGCGTGATCGGCATCGACGCATCCGCCAAGCCCGCGGCGACGCGCGAGCAGATCATGCGGATTGCCAAGCGCACGGCCGAGGCGGTCGACCTCAAGCGCGATATCACCGAGCGCGATGTCGTACTCGATACGCGTTACGGCGGCCCGGAATATGGCTTGCCGAACGAAGGTACGCTCGAAGCCATCAGGCTATGCGCACGGTTCGAAGGCATGCTGACGGACCCGGTCTATGAAGGCAAGTCGATGCACGGGATGATCGACATGGTGCGCAACGGCGAATTTCCGGCGGGCTCGAAGGTACTGTATGCCCACCTCGGCGGGGTTCCCGCTCTGAGCGCCTACAGCTTCATCTTCCGCGACGGCTAAGCGAAAATCAGCTGCAAACAAGCGTGAATTCGAGCAGCCGGCTCTACGTGAACCAAGGGCCGGCTGCCTCCATCAAACCGCGGCACTCCACTGCCGAATCAGACTGGCCCCGAACAGCTGCGTCAGCGCCGTCTGATTCTTCAACGCATTCTCCAGATTGCGGTGTGCGATACGCGCATGCTCTCGCATCAGGGCTTCGGCGCGCGCCCCTTCGCGACGCTCGATCGCATCGAGCACCGCGCGGTGCTGCGCTTGCGCGACGACGAGCACCTGGTACGCATCCGGTGCGACGGCCTGCACTTTGACGAACCCGCTCGGCGACGCGAACGGCAGCGCCATCGCCTTCGCGAGCTGGCGCTCGACGACGCTGCTGTTGCACGCCGACGCCAGCAAGCGATGAAACCGCTCGTTGAGCTCGACGTATTGCGAAAACTTGGCTTCGGTCATCGGAGGATCTTCGAGCAGGATGTCGATGTCCGACACGCATTCACGCAACGACGCCATCAACCCCGCTTCGACGCCCCGCTCCGCCGCGAGCCGCGCGGCCATGCCTTCCATCGTGCCGCGCAATTCGATTGCATCGTAGATCTCGGCGCTGCTGAACGAGCGCACCGCGTACCCGCCCGACGGCACCGGATCCAGCAGCCCTTCGTCCTGCAAGCGCATCAGCGCGGCGCGCACCGGCGTGCGCGACATGCCGAGCCGCTCCACCGCCCACAGTTCCGTGATGCGCGCGCCGGGCGCGACTTCGCCCGCGAGAATCAGCTCGCGCAGGCCCAACTGCGCCTTGACCGTTTGCGACGATGCTGCCGATGTCCCTGCGTCGCCCGGCATCCCTTCGTGTTGCTCCATCGAAATCCTCGATCGTCGTGTGACTCTGTGCGCGCTCCATCGAGCCTCATTAGGCTCGCACCGTCACAGATCCAGCACCAGCACCGGCGACCTCGAGCGCGAACAACATGGCAGGAATTGATCGTTCGCGGCCCGCTCTTCGTCGGTCAGATAACAATCGCGATGCTCGGGCTCACCGGCGAGCACGCGGGTGAGGCACGTGCCGCAGACGCCCTGCTCGCACGAGGTCGGCAAATCGATGCCGGCCGCCACGAGCGCGGAGGCCGCCGACTCGTCGTGCGCAACGTCGATCACGCGCCCGTTGCTCGACAGCTTGATCTGAAACGCGCCATGGCTGCCTTCCTGCGGCGCTGCCGCGAAGAACTCGCGATGCACGCGCGCATCGTCCCATCCCGCGGCTTTTGCGGCCTCGATCACGGCGCCGATGAAGCCGGATGGACCGCAGACGTAGAGGTGCGTATCCGGTGCGGGCTTGGCAAGCAAGGCGTCGAGATCGAGACGGGCGTCGTCGCGAGCGTCGTCGAAGTATAGATGAACGCGGTCAGCAAACCGTGCATCGGCGAGCCGGTCGCGAAACGCGGTGCGCGCGGCATTGCGCGTGCAATAGTGCATCTCGAACGAAGCGCCCGCCTGAGCGAGGGCCTCCGCCATGCACAGGATCGGCGTCACGCCGATGCCGCCCGCGAGGAGCAGCGAATGCCCCGCGGTCGCGCTCAGCGGAAAGTGATTCTTCGGTTCGCCGATATCGAGCACACCCCCCTCCTCCAACGCGTGCATCGCGAGAGATCCGCCGCGCGAATTCGCATCGCGCAGCACGGCGATCAGATAGCGATGCGTCTCGCCGGGGCGATTGCACAGCGAATACTGGCGAACGATTCCGCCGCCGAGCTGCACGTCGATGTGCGCGCCCGCCGAGAATGCCGGCAGAGCGGCGCCATCGGGACGCGCGAGTTCGAACGCGCAGATATCGATGGCGACCGGGAATTTACGAGCGATTCTGACTTGCATGCCCGCTCCTCACGAAACGGCTTGAACCGCTTGAGCCGCCTGCCGCTCCTCCGCGATCAACCGGTCGAGCACGCGGCGCGACTGCACCCCGCCGGCATCGATATTGAGCTTCAGCAGATTACGCGTAGGGTTCGCGAGCACATTGCGCTGCTGCGCTTCGAGCATCTCGAGATCCTCGCCGAAGATCTTGCCCTGGCCCTCGCGGATCGTCTCCGTGAGCTGAGCGTCCCGCGGCTTGAAGTTGCGCGCCATGCCCCAGAAATACCAGATCGACGTATCCGTTTCCGGCGTGATGAAATCGACGACGATGCTCGACGCCTTGTGCTGCGCATCGGCGTGATAACCACCGCGCCCCGCATGCGCGACGCCGACTTCGATCATCACGTGGCTCGGCGGCGTGAAGCGGCAGATCTGCCAGCGGTCGCACGGGACATTGTCCGCGAGGCCGTTGCCGCGCAGCGCGGCGGCCCAGAACGGCGGCGGCATGATGTTCTCCATGAAGCGGCTCGTGACGACGCTGTCGCCCTCCACCTTCGTCTGCGGCGCGGCTTCCTCGATTTCGGCTTGACCGATGCTCGAAGCGTGCACATAGGTCTCGTGCGTGAGGTCCATCAGGTTGTCGATCATCAGGCGGTAGTCGCAATGGATGTGATAAAGGCCGCCGCCGTGCGCCCATTCCGGGCTGTCGGCCCATTCGAGGTGATGGATCGTCGCGGGATCGGCGAGCGCCGGATCGCCCGGCCAGACCCAGATGAAACCGTAGCGCTCGACCGCGGGAAAGCGCCGGATCGAAGGAAACCCGCCCACGCGCTGGCCGGGCATCGACGCGCATTTGCCTTCGGCACCCATCACGAGGCCGTGGTAGCCGCACACCAGTTGACCGTCGCGGACGAAGCCGAGCGAGAGCGGCGCGCCGCGATGCGGGCAAAAATCCTCGAGCGCGGCGACCGCGCCGTCCGGGCCGCGGAAAAACACCATCCTCTCGTTGCAGATCCGGCGGCCGAGCGGCTTGTCCGCGATTTCGTCCGGGGTACAGGCGACGTACCACGTGTTTCTCAGGAACATCTCTCCTCCAATGTATACAATTTTGATCGTGACGCTCGCACAGGCGCGCACGCGGTCACTGACCAACGGCCATAAACATACGTAAATTGCGTGCTTTTCTTACTCAGCCTGGATTTCGCATCACTAGCCAAGCGCTATTACTGGTTTAGATTGTATACATTTATACAGGCTTGGCTACCGATTTGAATTCGAATCCGGGTAAACAAGTACGTATTCGGATTCGACGCCAAACGCCTCACGTTCAACCCGCTCCGCCGCGCTTCTTGATCCGATAGGCGAACTGCGCACGCGTGAGGCCGACCATTCGCGCCGCCGCCGAAACGTTGCCGCGCGTGCGCGCGAGCGCTTCGGCCAGGACCTGCTCTTCGAGCGCATCGATCGAGATCGGCGCGGGCAGCGCCGCCGCGGCAACCGCGGGCGCGACCGGCACGGCGCTTCGCTCCGCTTCGTGCGCGAAGGGGTCGATCTTCAACGCACCGCCGCTGACGGAATACAACTCCGCAACCGGCAGCGGCTCGTGACGAAACAGATGCGGCAGATCGATCGGCTGGCCGTCGTCGACCGCGATCACGCCGCGCTCCATCATGTTGCGCAATTCGCGAATGTTGCCCGGGAACGCGTAGTTCAAGAGCACTCGGCGCGCGCGCGGGGTGAGGCCCGGCGTCGAGCGGCCATGTTCGTTGCAGAACTGATGCAGGAAACTGTCGATC is drawn from Trinickia violacea and contains these coding sequences:
- a CDS encoding GYD domain-containing protein, with the translated sequence MATYVILSKFTDQGIRAVKNTSQRAAQAAEMAKSFGCELTNVYWTLGDYDVVLTVTAPDDQSLCAFGLAIGSLGNVKTQTLRAFTKDEIGAILAKLP
- a CDS encoding non-heme iron oxygenase ferredoxin subunit — protein: MLEQREWVVACSTDDIEEEDVIRFDHGSATFAVYRIDGNFHATDGWCTHEQAHLADGFVLGNEIECPRHQGRFDIATGKPLCAPVCEPLRTHPVRIEGGSVLIGIPADDA
- a CDS encoding PDR/VanB family oxidoreductase, with the protein product MQVRIARKFPVAIDICAFELARPDGAALPAFSAGAHIDVQLGGGIVRQYSLCNRPGETHRYLIAVLRDANSRGGSLAMHALEEGGVLDIGEPKNHFPLSATAGHSLLLAGGIGVTPILCMAEALAQAGASFEMHYCTRNAARTAFRDRLADARFADRVHLYFDDARDDARLDLDALLAKPAPDTHLYVCGPSGFIGAVIEAAKAAGWDDARVHREFFAAAPQEGSHGAFQIKLSSNGRVIDVAHDESAASALVAAGIDLPTSCEQGVCGTCLTRVLAGEPEHRDCYLTDEERAANDQFLPCCSRSRSPVLVLDL
- a CDS encoding alpha/beta fold hydrolase; protein product: MSERLEHALTDVLDIAYEIAGPDDGPPVILLHGWPDAARAWSPVAARLNRAGFKTITPSLRGSGRTSFLSPDTVRDGSGVALAQDALELADTLGLAQFQVVGHDWGARAAYTIAALFPDRVRRIAAIALAFQPKGAFVLPDFSQARRFWYQWFMSLDGGPDAVRSDPKGFARIQWDTWSPAGWFDEDEFARTAESFDNPDWVAITLNGYRRRWRQDELSDPRYDALHAKLRKIDKVHVPTLMIQGGSDLCDEPATSEGQDRYFGAGYRRIVIEGVGHFPLREAPDAVADAVIEHLWKP
- a CDS encoding aromatic ring-hydroxylating oxygenase subunit alpha; its protein translation is MFLRNTWYVACTPDEIADKPLGRRICNERMVFFRGPDGAVAALEDFCPHRGAPLSLGFVRDGQLVCGYHGLVMGAEGKCASMPGQRVGGFPSIRRFPAVERYGFIWVWPGDPALADPATIHHLEWADSPEWAHGGGLYHIHCDYRLMIDNLMDLTHETYVHASSIGQAEIEEAAPQTKVEGDSVVTSRFMENIMPPPFWAAALRGNGLADNVPCDRWQICRFTPPSHVMIEVGVAHAGRGGYHADAQHKASSIVVDFITPETDTSIWYFWGMARNFKPRDAQLTETIREGQGKIFGEDLEMLEAQQRNVLANPTRNLLKLNIDAGGVQSRRVLDRLIAEERQAAQAVQAVS
- a CDS encoding 1-aminocyclopropane-1-carboxylate deaminase, whose protein sequence is MNLQRFPRYPLTFGPTPIQPLKRLSDHLGGKVQLFAKREDCNSGLAFGGNKTRKLEYLIPEALAQGCDTLVSIGGIQSNQTRQVAAVAAHLGMKCVLVQENWVNYYDAVYDRVGNIQMSRMMGADVRLVPDGFDIGFRKSWEDALESVRQAGGKPYAIPAGCSDHPLGGLGFVGFAEEVRQQEAELGFKFDYVVVCSVTGSTQAGMIVGFADDGRANRVIGIDASAKPAATREQIMRIAKRTAEAVDLKRDITERDVVLDTRYGGPEYGLPNEGTLEAIRLCARFEGMLTDPVYEGKSMHGMIDMVRNGEFPAGSKVLYAHLGGVPALSAYSFIFRDG
- the glnA gene encoding type I glutamate--ammonia ligase; this translates as MSSAQRTSDSAFGASVEAGSFRVSRPQSAGDVIELLGKRGIQIVDLKFTDLPGLWQHFSITLPEVHPGLFDAGIGFDGSSIRGFQEIHESDMLLRPDPATAFVDPICGTPTLSMICDVVDPVLRQPYSRDPRYVAKKAENYLRQTGIATTCYFGPELEFFIFDSIRFGQEQHCGFYYVESAEGDWTTGRDEGAYGGGNLGYKARYKEGYFPVPPQDTLQEIRSEIALTLQHAGVQVEVHHHEVATAGQNEIDMRFATLTRMADNVMIYKYICKNIARRHGKVATFMPKPLFADNASGMHCHQSLWNDEQNLFYDAGGWALTSETCRWYIGGLLQHAPALMAFCAPSTNSYKRLVPGYEAPVNLAMSQRNRSAAARIPMYSDSPSARRVEFRCPDPSANAYLAFAAMLMAGIDGIENKIDPGPPLDRNIYDLPPEEAKNIRQVPGSLEASLAALEADNAFLRKGDVFTEDIVETWIDYKRKREIDPIKLRPHPWEFYLYFDI
- a CDS encoding Lrp/AsnC family transcriptional regulator, which gives rise to MCATKRSHEPKSETNTLQQLDRIDRAILKQLQTDASISNVSLAAKVKLSPPACLRRVERLKEMGLIRSVVALLDPKALGAGMLVVIGVVLDRSTPESFAEFEKAAQKVSGCMECHVVTGEFDYFMLVRTRDSESFNRLHAEQLLYLPGVRQIRTFMVLKEILSTTKFPL
- a CDS encoding GntR family transcriptional regulator, producing MEQHEGMPGDAGTSAASSQTVKAQLGLRELILAGEVAPGARITELWAVERLGMSRTPVRAALMRLQDEGLLDPVPSGGYAVRSFSSAEIYDAIELRGTMEGMAARLAAERGVEAGLMASLRECVSDIDILLEDPPMTEAKFSQYVELNERFHRLLASACNSSVVERQLAKAMALPFASPSGFVKVQAVAPDAYQVLVVAQAQHRAVLDAIERREGARAEALMREHARIAHRNLENALKNQTALTQLFGASLIRQWSAAV
- a CDS encoding fatty acid desaturase family protein translates to MSTPHSAAAPGGTARTAEPAPSSRIDGGEEVWFRPLIPRQTLKQLMKRSDAESLKNFGLWLALLAASGAVAAYSWGTWWALPAFFVYGTIYCSSDARWHELGHGTPFKTSWLNQAFYQLCSFMTIREATLWKWSHARHHTHTIISGRDPEIQVERPPRLHEIALDFFYLVGGTKEIIKIVRHACGSIAPEIADFVPASERRKMIWISRAYVVVIVALIAWCVSIQSILPLLFVWTPRFYCGWFHQTLGLTQHAGLAMNVTDHRLNTRTVYLNPVFRFLYMNMNYHVEHHMLPMVPYHALPRLHEAIRSQTPTPYPNLWSAYREMVPALIRQTRDRSYFIRREVTEGDPLRHNG